CGCCGCCGCCGTCACCGTCGACGGCGTCGAGTACGTGCTGACGGGCCGCGACCTGCTCTACATCGGACGCGGCAGCGAGCAGGTGTCCTTCGCCGCACGAGACGGCCTTCGGGCGCCGAAGCTCTATCTCTGCTCCGCACCGGCCCACCAGACCCATCCGACGGTGTTGGTGCGGGCGGACCAGGTTCAGCCGATCAATCTCGGTACCGAGAAGGGGGCGAATCGGCGTCGACTGCACCGCTATATCGACGGCACCCTCGTGACGAGCTGCCAGCTCATGATGGGGTTCACCGAGATCCTGCCCGGTTCGGTCTGGAACACCATGCCGTGCCATACCCATGCCAGGCGCACCGAGTGCTACCTGTACTTCGACCTGGCCGAATCGGCGCGGGTCGTGCATCTGATGGGCCGACCCGAGGAGACCCGGCACCTCATCGTCGGCAACGAGCAGGCCGTGATCTCGCCAGCCTGGTCGGTGCACTCGGGCGTCGGCACCTCGGACTACTCCTTCGTCTGGTGCATGGCGGGCGAGAACTACTCCTTCGAGGACATGGACCACGTCGACATGGCCGATCTGCGATGACCGCGCCGGGATTGTTCTCCCTCGAGGGCCGAACCGCATTGGTGACGGGGGCTCGCACCGGTCTCGGGCGGGCGATGGCCCAGGCACTGGCCTCGGCCGGTGCCGACCTGGTGTTGCTCGGCCATGGCGGCGATCTGACACCGGTCCTCGACGAGGTTCGAACGGTGGGCAGGCAGGCGACGGAGGTGCACGTCGATCTGGCCGACCCCGACGCGGTGATCCCCGCCGCCGAGGACCTGCTCGAACGACAGCGAATCGACATCCTCGTCAACAACGCGGGCATCATCCGCCGTGGTCCAGCACTGGAACACAGCCGCCAGGACTTCGACGACGTGCTCGCCGTCAACCTCGACTCGTTGTTCCTGCTCACCAAGACCATTGCCGGACCGATGGTGGCCAGGGGCGCGGGGAAGATCGTCAACATCGCGTCGATGTTGAGTTTCCAGGGCGGAATCAACGTGGTCGGCTACGCGGCGAGCAAACACGCCGTGGCGGGACTGACCAAGGCGTTGGCCAACGAGTGGGCGCCGTCCGGTGTGCAGGTCAACGCCATCGCGCCTGGATATTTCGCGACCGACAACACGAAGGCTCTTCGGGACGATCCGCAGCGGTACGACGCGATTCTCGCTCGGATTCCCGCCGGTCGGTGGGGCACCGGCGCCGATCTGGCCGGGGCGGTGGTGTTCCTGAGTTCGCAGGCCTCGGACTACGTCACCGGCCAGGTCCTCGCGGTGGACGGCGGCTGGTTGGCGCGCTGAGACGTCGGCGATCTCCGACCGTCGATGTCCCGGTGATCGGTACATTGTGGCTCCCGACCGAGTAGAGACTCCTGGAGGACGCCATGGCCGACCCAACGGGGCAATCGACGGCCACCCGCCGACCCACCGAAGTCCGAAAGCCACTGTCCACAGCGCAGAAGATCGAGCAGAGCGGCACCCTGGAACGCGGCCTGGCCGTGTTGGAACACATCGGAGCCGCTCAGGAGATCTCCACCAACGCCGTCGCCGCCCAACTCGGGCTGAGCCGCAGCGCGGCCTACCGCATCGTCAACACGCTCAAGGAACTCGGTTACCTGGAGGCCGACCACATCACCGGACGGGTCCGGCTCGGCACCCGACTGGTGCAGCTGGGCGTGCAGGCGATGGACGCGGCCGACCTGCATCGCAGCGCACCACAGTTCATGGCGCCACTGGCCGAGGAATCGGCGGAGACGGTGTATCTCGCGGTGCCGGAGGACGACTCGATGGTCTACCTCGCCAAGGAACAGGGCGTCCGGGCCGTGACGCTGAACTGTCGCCTCGGCGGCCGTCGAGCGCAACACGTCACCTCGCTCGGCAAGGCATGGCTGGCGGCACTACCGCCCGCCGAACGGGTTCAACGGGTAGCGCGGATGGATCTGGTCCGGCTCACTCCCAACACGATCGTCGATCCGGACCGACTCCTGGAGGAGCTGGCGCAGACCGCGCGTCGAGGTTGGGCGATCGACGACATCGAGAACGAACCGGAGGTCGGCTGCGTGGCGGCCGCCGTCCGCGATCGGACCGGACGTCCGGTGGCCGCGCTCAGCATCGCGGGCCCGGCGGATCGGGTTCTTCCCCTGGTCGAGCGGTTGGGCCGTGCGGTGGCAGCAGCTGCCGCCGGACTCTCCCGCAGGCTCGGCTACGTGCCGGCCGGAAGTTAGCGACACCTCGGACACGGCAATGACGTCGGGCCCGAGTGCGGTGGCTCGCCATGCCGCCGCGACCTGCGAGGACGAAGGAGTTGGCCGTGGGTTGGGTCCAGGACTACGAACCGGTGGGCGGGCTGTGGCTTTCCGCGCTGCTCGCCGCCCTACCGATCATCGTGCTCTTATCGGCGTTGGGGGTGTTCCGCCGCTCGGCGCACCTCTCGGCGGCCTTGGCGCTGCTCACCGCGCTGGGCATCGCGGTGTTCGCCTATGGGATGCCGGTCGGCCTGGCGGGCAACGCGGCGCTGCTGGGTCTGGTCTTCGGCATCTGGCCGATCGCGTGGATCGCGTTCCACGCGGTGTTCTTCCACAACGTCACCGTCGAGACGGGACGATTCGAGAGCATCAAGGCCGCCCTCGCCGGTTTCAGTCCG
This Actinoalloteichus hymeniacidonis DNA region includes the following protein-coding sequences:
- the kduD gene encoding 2-dehydro-3-deoxy-D-gluconate 5-dehydrogenase KduD, with translation MTAPGLFSLEGRTALVTGARTGLGRAMAQALASAGADLVLLGHGGDLTPVLDEVRTVGRQATEVHVDLADPDAVIPAAEDLLERQRIDILVNNAGIIRRGPALEHSRQDFDDVLAVNLDSLFLLTKTIAGPMVARGAGKIVNIASMLSFQGGINVVGYAASKHAVAGLTKALANEWAPSGVQVNAIAPGYFATDNTKALRDDPQRYDAILARIPAGRWGTGADLAGAVVFLSSQASDYVTGQVLAVDGGWLAR
- the kduI gene encoding 5-dehydro-4-deoxy-D-glucuronate isomerase, whose product is MDVRYATNPDDARSYGTEELRDRYLVTDLFVPGEVRLTYSHQDRVILGGAMPIADLPLSLPVDDAVRTEYFCQRRELAVFCVDGAAAVTVDGVEYVLTGRDLLYIGRGSEQVSFAARDGLRAPKLYLCSAPAHQTHPTVLVRADQVQPINLGTEKGANRRRLHRYIDGTLVTSCQLMMGFTEILPGSVWNTMPCHTHARRTECYLYFDLAESARVVHLMGRPEETRHLIVGNEQAVISPAWSVHSGVGTSDYSFVWCMAGENYSFEDMDHVDMADLR
- a CDS encoding IclR family transcriptional regulator, with the translated sequence MADPTGQSTATRRPTEVRKPLSTAQKIEQSGTLERGLAVLEHIGAAQEISTNAVAAQLGLSRSAAYRIVNTLKELGYLEADHITGRVRLGTRLVQLGVQAMDAADLHRSAPQFMAPLAEESAETVYLAVPEDDSMVYLAKEQGVRAVTLNCRLGGRRAQHVTSLGKAWLAALPPAERVQRVARMDLVRLTPNTIVDPDRLLEELAQTARRGWAIDDIENEPEVGCVAAAVRDRTGRPVAALSIAGPADRVLPLVERLGRAVAAAAAGLSRRLGYVPAGS